GCGGCCGGAATCTGGCACAACAGCGCCAGCGAGTTGACCCACCCGTTGATGCGGGCATAGTGCTGCTCTGCGCTGCGCTCCACCAGCCCCTCGTAGAGCAGCGCCTCGTAGGCGCCGGTGACCAGTGCGCCCCCAAATCCCCACAGGATGAAGCCGGCGGCGAAGGAGACAAACCCTGGGAGCACGATCCACAAACCGAAGCCCACCGCCTGAAACAGGCTCGATGCGATCAGGGCTGCCCGGCGGGAGAACCGGTCGGCGAGGGCTCCCGAAGGGACCTCGGCAACGATGGCCGTGGTCGACCAGAGCATGAACAGCACCGAGATCTTTGCGTCGGAAAGGCCGGTGTCGGCGAAGAGCAGCGCGTAGACCGCGTAGAGCGGCACGGTGTCGGCAAGCGTTGCCCATCCGACTACAAGCCGGCTAAGCCGGCGTGTTTCGGGGGCTAGGGAAGGTCAACCAAAGCGGAATTGCATAGCGGAAATCATATCTTCAGTTGACGGCAGAGGGCTCACATTCGATCCCGAACCATTAGACGGCCGATTGCAGGACTCGATTTTCCTCAAATTTTGCTTGGAGTAATTCGAGGCGGGGCATAAAATATCTCAGGCCAATCGATGCCCCCGGTTGGTTTTCAGGTCAGTAATCGGCAGGAAGGAAAGGGGTTTCCTTTGAAGATCTTCAAGCTTGCAGTCATTGCATGCTTTTTGGCTGTGCTGGCAGTGCCTCCAGCGAGCGCAGAGAACAACTGTGACGCCAACGGCCCAGGTGCGGACACCACCGCGTGTACCCAGGAGTTCGACCTGACCAGCGGCGACTCCGGCGACACCGGCGCCACGGGCGACGGTGGCGACGGCGGTGCTTCCGGCGACGCAGGAGATGGCGGCGACGGCGGCGACTCCGGCAGCGCCCGGGGTGGCAGCGGCGACGGCGGTAACGGCGGAGCAGGTACCGGCGGCTCCGGTGGAAGCGGAGGCGGTAACGGCGGTGCGGGCGGCGGCGGCGGCGCAGCGGGAGGCAGCGGCAAGTTTGCCGGCGCCACCACAGGCGGCGGCGACGGCGGCGGCGGCAGCGGCGGTGCGGGCGGCGACGGCGCCTGTGACGGCAGCAGCAACGGCGGCGACTCCGGTGGTTGCAACGGCGGCGACGGCGGCTCGGGTACCGGCGGCGACGGCGGCGAGGGCAACGGCGGCGATGCCGAGTCCGGCGACGGCGGCGAAGGCGGCGAAGGCGGCGACTCCGGCGACGGAGGACGTGGCGGACGCAGCGGCAACAGCGGCGACTCCGGTGACACCGGCGACGTTTGTGCCGATGCCGACAACAACAACAACTGCTAAACCGCTGACCAGAAACAAGAGGACGGGTCCCCGAAAGGGGGCCCGTCCTTTTTGATGCGAACCTTTCAGCGGGCGGGCGAGACCCTATCGGGGAGACCCAGGGCCGACACGAGCTCGCCGACCTTGCCCGGCACCGCCCAATACCAGATCCATGAGCCCCGGCGCTCCCGGTCCACCAGGCCCGCTTCGTAGAGGACCTTCAGGTGGTGGCTGACGGTCGGTTGGGAGCGGCCCACCGGTTCCACCAGGGCGCAAGCGCAGACCTGACCGGGCTGGGAGGCAATCAGCGAAAAAAGCCTCAGACGCGCCGGGTCGGCCAGAGCAGCGAAGCCCCGCGCCATGCCCGCCGCATCGGCCTCGGAGATCGGCTGCTCAATCGGATCGCAACACTCGCCTTCGGTGACCGACAACAGGTCTAGCTCTCGTTTCATGAATTCATATTGACAGCTATCGATAAGTCTGGCAACGTTCATATCGACAATCATCGATGTGAGGAGGACCACGTGGAGGACTCTGAGATCCGGGCAGCCGTACAAACCCGTTATGCCGAGCTGGCGGTCGTGGCGGTAGACGGAGGGGTCAGCTGTTGCGGGGAGGGGAGCGATTGCTGTTTTGGTCCCTCCGGCTACGGGGAGGCCGACCTGGCCGCACTCCCGCAACTGGCGGCGAACGCATCGCTCGGCTGCGGCAACCCGACTGCTATCGCCGAGCTCAGCGAGGGTGAGGTTGTGCTCGACCTCGGGTCGGGCGGCGGCATCGACGTACTCCTGTCCGCAAGACGGGTGGGCGAGTCCGGGAAGGCGTACGGCCTGGACATGACCGACCAGATGCTCGACCTCGCCCGCCGCAACGCAGCCGACGCCGGGGTGGGCAACGTCGAGTTCCTCAAGGGGCACATCGAGCACATCCCGCTTCCCGACGCGTCGGTGGACGTGGTGATCTCCAACTGCGTGATCAACCTTTCGTCGGACAAGGCGCAGGTCCTGGCCGAGGCCGCCCGGGTGCTTCGCCCCGGGGGCCGTTTTGCAGTGAGCGACGTTATTGCCGACGACGACATGGACGAGGCGACCCGCCTGGACATGCAGCAGTGGACCGGCTGCGTGGCCGGGGCGCTGACCCGGTCCGAGTTCCTGGGCCACCTGGCCGCCGCCGGTCTGGTGGAGGCGGAGATCACGGAGACGCACCGGGTTCACTCGAGCGCAGGGTCGGCCATCATCCGGGCGCGCAAGCCGGCCTAGTGCCCTGTTGGCGGACAGGGCACTAATACGCTCCCGGAACCCACCCGGCGGCCTGCTAGCCTCTAGTTCCGAAATCGGTTTGGAACGGGGGGCAGGCATGGGCACGCAAGAAGAGAAGGGCTTCGACTTCAACATCCCGGTCGTCGCCGACCGGCGCGAGTTCTTCGAGCAGGAAGCCGTGCTGTCGGACCCGCCGGGTGAGCTGGCCAACGACCTGGAACCGGAGGAGGTCGCCGAAAGCCTGAAGGCCATGAGGGAGTCGGCAGCCAAGCGCACCGCAGCCCCGGAGCCCGAATCGGAGTGAAGCCGAATTGACCGGCTGGGAGCAGGTCGCTGTGTTCTTCGGGGGCATGGCGGCGGGAGCAGTCAACACCATCGTCGGAGCCGGGTCCCTCATCACGTTTCCACTGCTGCTGGCCATCGGCTACCCGCCGGTGATCGCCAACGTCAGCAACACCGTCGGCCTGATACCCGGCTCGGTTTCCGGCGCCTTCGGCTACCGGCGGGAACTAGAGGGGCAGCGGCCCCGGCTCCTACGCCTGTGCGCTGCCGGGGGGCTGGGCGGCCTGTCCGGCGGGCTGATCCTTCTGGCCATGCCCGAGGCGGTTTTCGAGGGCGTGGTCCCGTTTCTGATCGCGCTTGCGTGCGTCCTCGTGCTGCTGCAGCCCGCGGTCGCCCGGCGGCTTGAGAACCGAACGTCGGCCCGGGAAGGACTGGCCAGGCCCGACGTGGGCGTCGGTCTGCTGGCGGGTGTCTACCTCGCCGGGATCTACGGCGGCTACTTCGGGGCCGCGCAGGGGGTGCTGCTGCTCGGCTTGCTCGGGATCGGGCTGAACGAACACCTCCAGCGGGTGAACGCCGCCAAGAACGTGATCGCCGCCACCGTCAACACCGTTCCTGCGGTGCTGTTCGTCCTGGTGGCCGACGTGTCCTGGCAGGTCGCCCTTCTGCTGGGTGCCGGGTCGGTGATCGGGGGCCAGGTCGGGGCCAAGGTTGGCCGGCGGATGCCCGCCGGGGTGCTCCGGGCGGCGGTCCTGGCGGTGGGAATTGTGGCGATCGTGAGGATTCTCGCGGGGTAGAAACGGGTCGTCGAAAATCGGTCGGACTGCAACTAAACCCCTGGTAACGTTGGTCCACGTCCTGCGATAGTTATCCGGCAGGGTCGAGCACATTTCAGGGGGGACTATGAGCCTTAGAAGGACCGGACCGGCCGCGCCGGTCAGCAACGTCGAAGACCTGTTGAGCCGGGCGGCGGTCGTTGCCGTCGACGTGACGAAGGTCTACGGAGAGGGCGAAGCCGCGGTTCGGGCGCTGGACGGCGTCAGCCTGGTGGTTCCGAAGGGGACGTTCACGGCGATCATGGGCCCCTCGGGGTCCGGCAAGTCCACGCTTTTGCAGTGCCTGGCGGCATTGGACGACCTCACGTCGGGCAAGGTTTTCATCGGCGGCGTCGAGATTTCGGGCCTGGACGAGAAGGAGCGCACGATTCTGCGCCGGGACAAGGTCGGCTTCATCTTTCAGGCGTTCAACCTGGTCCCCACCCTGAACGCCATGGAGAACATCTCCCTTCCCATGAACCTGGCCAAGCGCCCGCCGGACAAGAAGTGGATGGACTACCTGATCAAAACAGTCGGGCTCGGGGACCGCCTGCACCACCTTCCCGGCGAGCTTTCCGGCGGCCAGCAGCAGCGGGTGGCCGCAGCCCGGGCCCTGGCGAGCCGGCCCGAGATCGTATTTGCCGACGAGCCGACCGGCAACCTCGACTCACGGCGTGGGCAGGAGATCCTGCAGTTCCTGAGGCGCACGGTCGACGAGTTCGGGCAGACCATCGTCATGGTCACCCACGACCCGTTCGCCGCCAGTGTGGCCGACCGGGTGGTGTTCCTGGCCGACGGCCGGGTGGTCGAGGAAATGATGGATCCCAAGGCGGACCAGATCCTGGACCTCATCAAAACCCTGGAGAGCTGACCCGTGTGGAAGCTGACGATAAAAAACCTCAAGGCGCGCAAGCTGCGGCTGGCCATGACCGCCCTGGCGGTGGTTCTCGGCGTAGGTTTCGTCGCCGGGACCTTTGTTCTCACCGACACGATGAACTCTGCTTTCGACAACCTGTTCAGCGACGTGAACGAGGGGCTGGACGTGATTGTTCGCTCCGAGAGCGAGTTCGAAAGCCAGCTGGGCGGATCCCGACAGCCCATACCGGACACCCTGATCGAGACGGTCCGCGGGGTCGACGGGGTCGACGCGGCCGCCGGCAACGTCGGGGGGTACGCCCAATTCGTCACCGAGGACGGCGAGGCGGTGACTACCGGAGGTGCGCCGACGCTGGGAGCGAGCTGGTACGACGAACCGGAGGGGTCGGTCGTTATACGGGAGGGTGAGGCGCCCGTGGGCCCGGATCAGGTGGTGGCCGACGCAGCGACGGCGGACAAGCATGGCTTCGAGGTGGGCGACCGGATCACCGTCATCACCCAGATCGCTCCCCGGGAGTTCGAGGTCACCGGCATCGCAGGCTTCGGCGAGGCGGACAACCTGGGCGGGGCCACGTTGGCGATCTTCGACCTGCCGACCGCGCAGGAGGTGTTCAACAAGCCGGGAGAGGTTGACAGCATCGACATCTCGGCCGAGAACGGCGTATCGGTTGTGGAGCTTAGGGAAAGCCTGGAGGAGGTTCTGCCGGACGGAGTCGAGGCGGCCGACGCGCAGGAGGTGGCGGCGGAGATCTCCGGTGCCATCAAGGAGGGCCTCGGCTTCTTCAACACCGCTCTTCTTGTCTTCGCAGGAATCTCGCTGTTCGTGGGCGCCTTTTTGATCTTCAACACGTTCTCGATCACCGTCGCCCAGCGGACCCGGGAGTTCGCACTGCTGAGGGCACTCGGGGCCAGCGGAAGGCAGGTGACCGGCGCCGTCTTCCTGGAGGCACTGGTAATCGGCATCGTGGCGTCCGCCGCAGGAATTGCGGCCGGGTTCGGAATTGCCCTGGGTCTGCAGGCCCTGCTCAAGAGCTTCGGAATCGATCTTCCGTCGGAGGGACTAGTATTCCTGCCCCGTACCGGGATCGTCGGGGCGGTGCTCGGCATCTCGGTGACCATGATCTCGGCAATCGCTCCCGCCCGCCGTGCAGCGAAGATTTCGCCCATGGCGGCTATGCGCGAAAACGCCCCGAAGGCCGCCAGGTTCTCGCCGCGCCGTACCATCGCCGGCCTGGCGGTGACCTTGCTCGGTGTCGGGATCCTGTTTGCCGGACTTTTCGGCGACATCGGGGAGCCGGCTCAGCTCGTGGGCGCCGGGGCGTTCGTCACCTTCCTGGGGGTTGCCATCCTGACCCCGCTCTTTGCCGGGCCCCTGGCTAACCTGATCGGCTCGCCCATGCAGGTGCTTAGGATGCCCGGCAAGCTGGCCCGCCGTAACGCTGCCCGCAATCCAAAGCGAACCGCGGCCACCGCCGCAGCCCTGATGATCGGCCTGGCGCTGGTTGCCCTGGTGAGCA
This genomic window from Actinomycetota bacterium contains:
- a CDS encoding sulfite exporter TauE/SafE family protein, producing the protein MTGWEQVAVFFGGMAAGAVNTIVGAGSLITFPLLLAIGYPPVIANVSNTVGLIPGSVSGAFGYRRELEGQRPRLLRLCAAGGLGGLSGGLILLAMPEAVFEGVVPFLIALACVLVLLQPAVARRLENRTSAREGLARPDVGVGLLAGVYLAGIYGGYFGAAQGVLLLGLLGIGLNEHLQRVNAAKNVIAATVNTVPAVLFVLVADVSWQVALLLGAGSVIGGQVGAKVGRRMPAGVLRAAVLAVGIVAIVRILAG
- a CDS encoding ABC transporter ATP-binding protein; translation: MSLRRTGPAAPVSNVEDLLSRAAVVAVDVTKVYGEGEAAVRALDGVSLVVPKGTFTAIMGPSGSGKSTLLQCLAALDDLTSGKVFIGGVEISGLDEKERTILRRDKVGFIFQAFNLVPTLNAMENISLPMNLAKRPPDKKWMDYLIKTVGLGDRLHHLPGELSGGQQQRVAAARALASRPEIVFADEPTGNLDSRRGQEILQFLRRTVDEFGQTIVMVTHDPFAASVADRVVFLADGRVVEEMMDPKADQILDLIKTLES
- a CDS encoding metalloregulator ArsR/SmtB family transcription factor: MKRELDLLSVTEGECCDPIEQPISEADAAGMARGFAALADPARLRLFSLIASQPGQVCACALVEPVGRSQPTVSHHLKVLYEAGLVDRERRGSWIWYWAVPGKVGELVSALGLPDRVSPAR
- a CDS encoding FtsX-like permease family protein, producing MWKLTIKNLKARKLRLAMTALAVVLGVGFVAGTFVLTDTMNSAFDNLFSDVNEGLDVIVRSESEFESQLGGSRQPIPDTLIETVRGVDGVDAAAGNVGGYAQFVTEDGEAVTTGGAPTLGASWYDEPEGSVVIREGEAPVGPDQVVADAATADKHGFEVGDRITVITQIAPREFEVTGIAGFGEADNLGGATLAIFDLPTAQEVFNKPGEVDSIDISAENGVSVVELRESLEEVLPDGVEAADAQEVAAEISGAIKEGLGFFNTALLVFAGISLFVGAFLIFNTFSITVAQRTREFALLRALGASGRQVTGAVFLEALVIGIVASAAGIAAGFGIALGLQALLKSFGIDLPSEGLVFLPRTGIVGAVLGISVTMISAIAPARRAAKISPMAAMRENAPKAARFSPRRTIAGLAVTLLGVGILFAGLFGDIGEPAQLVGAGAFVTFLGVAILTPLFAGPLANLIGSPMQVLRMPGKLARRNAARNPKRTAATAAALMIGLALVALVSIMGSSIKDSTNKVLDESLEADFTVATGGFAPSFISPQVASDIAKLPEVDVTASIRLGQFRREDGGSSFVVGVDPAGLEAVTDIGVTDGSLASLGEGEIFLFADVAEELELEVGDTFVMEFAATGEQDLKIAGLFDNKSLVQSDYVLAIPTYEAHFPEKVDLQVFVKVADGVKLSSARNAIEGVLEDYPALNLENQTETKEKQATQVNQLLGMVTAMLGLALVIALFGITNTLALSVFERTRELGLLRAVGMSRRQTRRMIRWEAVIISIIGAVLGLAIGLFFGWALVKSLESEGISVLTIPYGQLLSYVGLAAAAGVVAAFFPARRASRLNVLEAISTE
- the arsM gene encoding arsenite methyltransferase — protein: MEDSEIRAAVQTRYAELAVVAVDGGVSCCGEGSDCCFGPSGYGEADLAALPQLAANASLGCGNPTAIAELSEGEVVLDLGSGGGIDVLLSARRVGESGKAYGLDMTDQMLDLARRNAADAGVGNVEFLKGHIEHIPLPDASVDVVISNCVINLSSDKAQVLAEAARVLRPGGRFAVSDVIADDDMDEATRLDMQQWTGCVAGALTRSEFLGHLAAAGLVEAEITETHRVHSSAGSAIIRARKPA